The proteins below are encoded in one region of Myxocyprinus asiaticus isolate MX2 ecotype Aquarium Trade chromosome 13, UBuf_Myxa_2, whole genome shotgun sequence:
- the si:dkey-283b1.6 gene encoding uncharacterized protein si:dkey-283b1.6 isoform X2 — protein MEMSYPFPVFQIFIPIVTCAFLAICCVSFCKFFQRARKERLERLAAQAQALEQVPVYVIPMSLSEDDLHRPPRYSTVQFYDPPPAYNELKPEAFPVEPPPAYSESVSPPSAHL, from the exons ATGGAAATGAGTTATCCATTTCCAGTTTTTCA gatCTTCATACCTATTGTAACGTGTGCTTTTTTGGCAATCTGCTGTGTTAGTTTCTGTAAATTCTTCCAGCGGGCCCGTAAGGAGCGTTTGGAGCGTCTAGCAGCTCAGGCTCAAGCCCTGGAACAAGTGCCTGTCTATGTCATTCCAATGTCTCTGTCTGAAGATGACCTGCACAGACCACCACGATACAGCACAGTACAATTCTACGATCCACCTCCTGCATATAATGAG CTGAAGCCTGAGGCCTTTCCAGTGGAACCTCCTCCTGCATACTCAGAGTCTGTCTCTCCTCCATCAGCACATTTATAA
- the si:dkey-283b1.6 gene encoding uncharacterized protein si:dkey-283b1.6 isoform X1, producing MFLITNSSKSHLHATLILYLNHRVQFLFLFFRIFIPIVTCAFLAICCVSFCKFFQRARKERLERLAAQAQALEQVPVYVIPMSLSEDDLHRPPRYSTVQFYDPPPAYNELKPEAFPVEPPPAYSESVSPPSAHL from the exons ATGTTCCTGATTACCAACAGCTCAAAATCACACCTCCATGCTACACTCATACTGTATCTAAATCATAGAGtacagtttctttttctttttttcaggatCTTCATACCTATTGTAACGTGTGCTTTTTTGGCAATCTGCTGTGTTAGTTTCTGTAAATTCTTCCAGCGGGCCCGTAAGGAGCGTTTGGAGCGTCTAGCAGCTCAGGCTCAAGCCCTGGAACAAGTGCCTGTCTATGTCATTCCAATGTCTCTGTCTGAAGATGACCTGCACAGACCACCACGATACAGCACAGTACAATTCTACGATCCACCTCCTGCATATAATGAG CTGAAGCCTGAGGCCTTTCCAGTGGAACCTCCTCCTGCATACTCAGAGTCTGTCTCTCCTCCATCAGCACATTTATAA
- the mpp2a gene encoding MAGUK p55 subfamily member 2a isoform X2, which yields MPVAATSTEHVPQVLDTLSDSTSSTTANDLDLIFLKGIMESPVSAESLEEARLEAVRDNNVELVQDILRELSPFTNRSNTAAELSRILNQPHFQSLLETHDSVASQTCETPPPSPCAFMEPPINSVPVPADAIRMVGIRKVAGEHLGVTFRIENGELVIARILHGGMIDQQGLLHVGDIIKEVNGKEVGGDPRVLQEMLQEASASVVLKILPSYQEPHPPRQVFVKCHFDYDPANDNLIPCKEAGLQFTSGDILHIVNQEDVNWWQARHVEGGSAGLIPSQLLEEKRKAFVKRDVELSPAANLCTGMVGKKKKKMMYLTTKNAEFDRHELLIYEEVAKVPPFRRKTLVLIGAPGVGRRSLKNKLLVSDPQHYGTTIPYTSRKPKSADKDNTMYAFTSRSKMEADIKDGCYLEHGEYDGNLYGTKIDSIHEVVEAGRICILDVNPQALKILRTSEFLPYVVFIKAPEVEVLKEMNRSGIEAGVATKRLTDIELKRTVDESAKIQRVYGHYFDLTIVNDNLDQAYQNLKASLEKLKGAQQWVPVGWVF from the exons ATGCCTGTGGCAGCCACCAGCACTGAGCATG tGCCACAGGTGCTGGACACTCTGAGTGACAGCACCAGCTCCACCACTGCCAATGACCTGGACCTCATCTTCCTCAAGGGCATCATGGAGAGTCCAGTG AGTGCAGAGAGTCTAGAGGAGGCACGTCTGGAGGCCGTGAGGGACAACAACGTTGAGCTGGTGCAGGACATCCTGCGAGAGCTGAGCCCCTTCACAAATCGCAGCAACACTGCCGCAGAGCTCTCTCGCATCCTCAACCAGCCCCACTTCCAG TCTTTGTTGGAGACCCATGACTCTGTGGCTTCTCAGACGTGTGAGACTCCACCTCCAAGCCCCTGTGCTTTCATGGAGCCGCCCATCAACAGTGTACCAGTGCCAGCTGATGCCATACGCATGGTGGGCATCCGCAAAGTGGCTGGAGAGCACTTG GGTGTCACTTTCCGTATTGAGAATGGAGAGCTGGTGATCGCACGCATTCTCCACGGAGGGATGATCGATCAGCAGGGCTTGCTCCATGTGGGTGACATCATTAAGGAGGTGAATGGGAAGGAGGTGGGTGGCGACCCACGTGTTCTTCAGGAGATGCTTCAGGAGGCCAGCGCCAGTGTGGTGCTCAAAATTCTTCCCAGTTATCAGGAGCCACACCCACCCAGACAG GTTTTTGTGAAGTGCCATTTTGATTATGATCCTGCAAATGACAACCTCATCCCTTGCAAGGAGGCAGGACTACAGTTCACCAGTGGAGACATTCTGCATATTGTTAATCAGGAGGATGTGAACTGGTGGCAG GCCCGTCATGTAGAGGGAGGCAGTGCTGGCCTGATTCCCAGTCAACTTCTGGAGGAGAAGAGGAAAGCTTTTGTGAAGCGAGATGTAGAGCTGTCACCAGCAG CCAATCTGTGTACTGGAATGGTtggcaaaaagaagaagaaaatgatGTATCTGACTACAAAAAATGCAG AGTTCGACAGGCATGAGTTGCTCATTTATGAAGAGGTAGCAAAAGTACCTCCTTTTCGCAGAAAGACGCTGGTTCTGATAGGTGCACCAGGAGTGGGCCGACGAAGCCTGAAGAACAAGCTGCTTGTGTCAGATCCTCAGCACTACGGGACCACCATTCCCT ACACCTCCAGAAAACCCAAATCAGCAGACAAAGACAATACGATGTATGCATTCACATCCCGCAGTAAGATGGAAGCTGATATTAAAGATGGGTGCTACCTTGAACATGGTGAATATGATGGTAACCTCTATGGCACCAAGATTGACTCCATCCATGAAGTAGTGGAGGCTGGCCGCATCTGCATCTTGGATGTCAACCCACAG GCCCTAAAGATCCTCAGGACATCAGAGTTTTTGCCTTATGTGGTGTTCATCAAAGCCCCTGAGGTTGAGGTGCTTAAGGAAATGAATAGATCTGGGATCGAGGCAGGAGTGGCGACCAAACGCCTAACA GACATAGAGCTGAAGAGGACAGTGGATGAGAGTGCCAAGATTCAGCGAGTGTATGGACACTACTTTGACCTCACCATAGTAAACGACAATTTGGATCAGGCATACCAGAACCTCAAGGCCTCCTTAGAAAAGTTAAAGGGAGCTCAGCAGTGGGTTCCAGTTGGGTGGGTCTTTTAG
- the mpp2a gene encoding MAGUK p55 subfamily member 2a isoform X1 → MPVAATSTEHAVPQVLDTLSDSTSSTTANDLDLIFLKGIMESPVSAESLEEARLEAVRDNNVELVQDILRELSPFTNRSNTAAELSRILNQPHFQSLLETHDSVASQTCETPPPSPCAFMEPPINSVPVPADAIRMVGIRKVAGEHLGVTFRIENGELVIARILHGGMIDQQGLLHVGDIIKEVNGKEVGGDPRVLQEMLQEASASVVLKILPSYQEPHPPRQVFVKCHFDYDPANDNLIPCKEAGLQFTSGDILHIVNQEDVNWWQARHVEGGSAGLIPSQLLEEKRKAFVKRDVELSPAANLCTGMVGKKKKKMMYLTTKNAEFDRHELLIYEEVAKVPPFRRKTLVLIGAPGVGRRSLKNKLLVSDPQHYGTTIPYTSRKPKSADKDNTMYAFTSRSKMEADIKDGCYLEHGEYDGNLYGTKIDSIHEVVEAGRICILDVNPQALKILRTSEFLPYVVFIKAPEVEVLKEMNRSGIEAGVATKRLTDIELKRTVDESAKIQRVYGHYFDLTIVNDNLDQAYQNLKASLEKLKGAQQWVPVGWVF, encoded by the exons ATGCCTGTGGCAGCCACCAGCACTGAGCATG cagtGCCACAGGTGCTGGACACTCTGAGTGACAGCACCAGCTCCACCACTGCCAATGACCTGGACCTCATCTTCCTCAAGGGCATCATGGAGAGTCCAGTG AGTGCAGAGAGTCTAGAGGAGGCACGTCTGGAGGCCGTGAGGGACAACAACGTTGAGCTGGTGCAGGACATCCTGCGAGAGCTGAGCCCCTTCACAAATCGCAGCAACACTGCCGCAGAGCTCTCTCGCATCCTCAACCAGCCCCACTTCCAG TCTTTGTTGGAGACCCATGACTCTGTGGCTTCTCAGACGTGTGAGACTCCACCTCCAAGCCCCTGTGCTTTCATGGAGCCGCCCATCAACAGTGTACCAGTGCCAGCTGATGCCATACGCATGGTGGGCATCCGCAAAGTGGCTGGAGAGCACTTG GGTGTCACTTTCCGTATTGAGAATGGAGAGCTGGTGATCGCACGCATTCTCCACGGAGGGATGATCGATCAGCAGGGCTTGCTCCATGTGGGTGACATCATTAAGGAGGTGAATGGGAAGGAGGTGGGTGGCGACCCACGTGTTCTTCAGGAGATGCTTCAGGAGGCCAGCGCCAGTGTGGTGCTCAAAATTCTTCCCAGTTATCAGGAGCCACACCCACCCAGACAG GTTTTTGTGAAGTGCCATTTTGATTATGATCCTGCAAATGACAACCTCATCCCTTGCAAGGAGGCAGGACTACAGTTCACCAGTGGAGACATTCTGCATATTGTTAATCAGGAGGATGTGAACTGGTGGCAG GCCCGTCATGTAGAGGGAGGCAGTGCTGGCCTGATTCCCAGTCAACTTCTGGAGGAGAAGAGGAAAGCTTTTGTGAAGCGAGATGTAGAGCTGTCACCAGCAG CCAATCTGTGTACTGGAATGGTtggcaaaaagaagaagaaaatgatGTATCTGACTACAAAAAATGCAG AGTTCGACAGGCATGAGTTGCTCATTTATGAAGAGGTAGCAAAAGTACCTCCTTTTCGCAGAAAGACGCTGGTTCTGATAGGTGCACCAGGAGTGGGCCGACGAAGCCTGAAGAACAAGCTGCTTGTGTCAGATCCTCAGCACTACGGGACCACCATTCCCT ACACCTCCAGAAAACCCAAATCAGCAGACAAAGACAATACGATGTATGCATTCACATCCCGCAGTAAGATGGAAGCTGATATTAAAGATGGGTGCTACCTTGAACATGGTGAATATGATGGTAACCTCTATGGCACCAAGATTGACTCCATCCATGAAGTAGTGGAGGCTGGCCGCATCTGCATCTTGGATGTCAACCCACAG GCCCTAAAGATCCTCAGGACATCAGAGTTTTTGCCTTATGTGGTGTTCATCAAAGCCCCTGAGGTTGAGGTGCTTAAGGAAATGAATAGATCTGGGATCGAGGCAGGAGTGGCGACCAAACGCCTAACA GACATAGAGCTGAAGAGGACAGTGGATGAGAGTGCCAAGATTCAGCGAGTGTATGGACACTACTTTGACCTCACCATAGTAAACGACAATTTGGATCAGGCATACCAGAACCTCAAGGCCTCCTTAGAAAAGTTAAAGGGAGCTCAGCAGTGGGTTCCAGTTGGGTGGGTCTTTTAG
- the pyya gene encoding peptide YY-A: MAVMLKPWTVIATLLLCVLLFLGTFVDAYPPKPENPGDDAPPEELAKYYTALRHYINLITRQRYGKRSTSEDVMAELLYGDDTEHKQRSRYDDSYMW, translated from the exons ATGGCCGTCATGCTGAAGCCCTGGACCGTCATCGCTACTCTCCTCTTGTGCGTGCTCCTGTTTCTCGGGACCTTTGTCGATGCGTATCCGCCTAAACCAGAGAATCCTGGAGATGATGCTCCTCCGGAGGAGCTAGCCAAATATTACACCGCGCTGAGACATTACATCAACCTTATCACGAGACAAAG GTACGGAAAAAGGTCCACCTCTGAAGATGTGATGGCAGAGTTGCTGTACGGGGATGACACAGAGCACAAACAGAGATCAAG ATATGATGACTCTTATATGTGGTGA
- the si:dkey-283b1.6 gene encoding uncharacterized protein si:dkey-283b1.6 isoform X3, which yields MEMSYPFPVFHFCKFFQRARKERLERLAAQAQALEQVPVYVIPMSLSEDDLHRPPRYSTVQFYDPPPAYNELKPEAFPVEPPPAYSESVSPPSAHL from the exons ATGGAAATGAGTTATCCATTTCCAGTTTTTCA TTTCTGTAAATTCTTCCAGCGGGCCCGTAAGGAGCGTTTGGAGCGTCTAGCAGCTCAGGCTCAAGCCCTGGAACAAGTGCCTGTCTATGTCATTCCAATGTCTCTGTCTGAAGATGACCTGCACAGACCACCACGATACAGCACAGTACAATTCTACGATCCACCTCCTGCATATAATGAG CTGAAGCCTGAGGCCTTTCCAGTGGAACCTCCTCCTGCATACTCAGAGTCTGTCTCTCCTCCATCAGCACATTTATAA